GCGCGCCGGATTGCAGGAACTGCTCCGGCGCCTGCTCCAGCAGGCCCAGCACGGCGGCAAGCTTACGCAGATGCGCGGCTAACTGGTTCGCCGCGCTGCTGTCTTCCGCTTTCAGGCGGTTCACTTCACGCGCCATATCAAACAGCACCGAATACGCTTCCGGCGTGTTGAAATCGTCGTTCATCGCCTCGACAAAACGCGCTTCGAACGCCTCGCCGCCTGAGGCTGTCGCGCTGGCGTCGGTGCCGCGCAGCGCGGTATAGAGACGCTCAAGCGAGGCGCGCGCCTGTTTTAAGTTCTCTTCGCTGTAGTTAAGCTGGCTGCGGTAATGGCCGGACATCAGGAAGTAGCGCACGGTTTCGGCGTCGTAGTGCTGCAGCACGTCACGTACGGTAAAGAAGTTGCCGAGCGATTTGGACATCTTCTCGCGATCGACCATAACCATGCCGGAGTGCATCCAGTAATTCACATACTCGCCATCATGCGCGCAGGTGGACTGCGCGATTTCGTTTTCATGGTGCGGGAACATCAGGTCAGAGCCACCGCCGTGAATATCGAAATGGCTGCCGAGCTGCTTGCAGTTCATCGCGGAGCACTCAATATGCCAGCCCGGACGCCCGTCGCCCCACGGAGACGGCCAGCTCGGCTCGCCCGGCTTGGACATCTTCCACAGCACGAAATCCATCGGGTTACGTTTGCTGTCGGCCACTTCCACGCGCGCGCCCGCCTGGAGCTGCTCCAGATCCTGACGCGAAAGTTTGCCGTAATCGGCGTCGCTTTCCACCGCGAACATCACATCGCCGTTGCCCGCGACATACGCATGGCCGCGTGCGATCAGCTGCTCAACGATTTCAATAATTTCCGGAATATGCTGCGTCGCGCGCGGCTCGCTGTCCGGGCGCAGAATATTCAGCGCATCGAAATCTTTGTGCATCTCGGCGACCATGCGGTCTACCAGCGCCACAAAATCTTCGCCGTTCTCGTTCGCGCGTTTAATAATTTTGTCGTCAATATCGGTAATATTGCGCACGTATTTCAGCTTATAGCCGAGAAAACGCAGGTAGCGCGCCACGACGTCAAACGCGATAAACGTGCGGCCATGGCCGATGTGACAGAGATCGTAAACGGTAATACCACACACATACATGCCGACTTCCCCGGCATGGATAGGCTTAAATTCCTCTTTCTGGCGACTCATGGTATTGAAGATTTTTAACATCAGAAGTTTCCGTGTCAGTGTGTGGTAAGCAGATAAAACCCCTATATTACCCATAATTGAAAGCGCAAGCACCCCACTTTGCAAGGTGAAGCAAGCGGTGAGTTATGCTATAACAGCCTCCTACTGTGGCTTCTTTCGGAAGCCGAAGCACCACTGAAACAAAACAGGATGCAGACATGGTTACTTTTCACACCAATCACGGCGACATCGTAATCAAGACGTTCGATGACAAAGCGCCGGAAACGGTAAAAAACTTTCTGGACTACTGCCGCGAAGGTTTCTACGACAACACCATTTTCCATCGTGTAATCAACGGCTTTATGATTCAGGGCGGCGGCTTTGAGCCGGGCATGAAACAGAAAAGCACTAAAGATCCTATCAAGAACGAAGCCAACAACGGCCTGAAGAACACCCGCGGTACGCTGGCTATGGCGCGCACCCAGGCGCCGCACTCCGCGACGGCCCAGTTCTTCATCAACGTTGTTGATAACGACTTCCTGAACTTCAGCGGCGAAAGCCTGCAGGGTTGGGGCTACTGCGTGTTCGCAGAAGTGGTCGAAGGTATGGACGTGGTTGATAAAATTAAAGGCGTTTCCACCGGCCGCAGCGGCATGCATCAGGATGTGCCGAAAGAAGACGTGATTATCGAGCGCGTAACCGTCAGCGAGTAATTCGTGGCGACGCTCTTTATTGCAGATCTTCATCTGTGCTCAGAAGAACCGGCGATTACCGCCGGTTTTCTGCGTTTTTTAGCCGGTACCGCGCGTGAAGCGGACGCCCTTTACATCCTGGGCGATCTTTTTGAAGCCTGGATTGGCGATGACGACCCGGAACCGCTGCACCGCGAGATAGCCGCCGCCCTGCGCGCGCTCGTGCAATCCGGCGTTCCCTGCTATTTCATCCACGGCAACCGTGATTTCCTGCTTGGCCGTCGCTTCGCCCGCGAAAGCGGTATGCAATTGTTGCCTGAAGAGCAGGTGCTGGATCTCTACGGCAGACGCGTCCTGATTATGCATGGCGACACGCTATGCACCGACGATGCCGGTTATCAGGCGTTTCGCGCCAAAGTGCATAAGCCGTGGCTGCAAACCCTTTTCCTCGCACTCCCCCTGCGGCTGCGCCGCCGCATCGCCGCCCGCATGCGCGCCGGCAGCAAAGCCTCCAACAGCCAGAAAGATCTCGCCATCATGGATGTCAACCCGCAGGCAGTGGTCGAAACCATGGAACGCCAGCAGGTGCAGTGGCTTATTCACGGCCACACCCACCGCCCTGCCGTCCACACGCTGGAGGCGAACGGCAAGCCCGCGCACCGCGTGGTGTTAGGCGCCTGGCACAGCGAAGGCTCGATGGTCAAAGTCACCCCCGACAACGTGGAACTGATAGCCTTTCCGTTCTGATCCGCGCGGTACTTTTTGCCGCGCTCGCGCCTACGCAACCGTTTTCCTTGCCGGTTTTCCGTGATATTCTCAAGGCCCTCGTAACGGCGACCCCGTTGATTTTGCCGCCTGACCACAGGAGTTTTGAGACGTATGTCTTCCAGCCACACCCCGGCGCGTATCGCCATCGTCATGGGTTCCAGAAGCGACTGGGCCACCATGCAGTTTGCCGCAGAAATTCTCGATGCCCTGGATGTTCCTCACCACGTTGAAGTGGTCTCCGCGCACCGCACGCCCGATAAACTCTTCAGCTTCGCCGAGCGCGCGCAGGAGAATGGGTTTCAGGTGATCATCGCGGGCGCAGGCGGCGCGGCGCATCTGCCGGGCATGATTGCCGCGAAAACGCTGGTGCCGGTGCTGGGCGTGCCGGTACAGAGCGCGGCGTTAAGCGGGCTGGACAGCCTCTACTCTATCGTACAAATGCCGCGCGGCATTCCGGTGGGCACGCTGGCTATCGGTAAAGCGGGCGCGGCGAACGCGGCTCTGCTGGCCGCCCAGATCCTGGCGCAGCATGATAGCGCGCTGCTGGCGCGTCTTGAGGAGTGGCGTCAGAAGCAAACCGATGAGGTGCTGGAGAATCCGGACCCGCGGGGTGAGGCATGAAGCAGGTATGCGTGCTGGGTAACGGCCAGCTTGGCAGAATGCTGCGCCAGGCGGGCGAACCGCTTGGCATTCGCGTCTGGCCGGTAGGGCTCGACGCCGATCCGCAGGCGGTGCCGTTCGCGCAGAGCGTTATTACGGCAGAAATTGAACGCTGGCCGGAAACCGCCCTGACCCGCGAGCTGGCGCGCCACAACGCGTTCGTTAACCGCGATGTTTTCCCGCTTATCGCCGACCGTTTCACTCAGAAACAGCTACTCGATAAGCTGAATCTTCCCACCGCGCCGTGGCAGCTGCTGGCAAGCAGCGACGAATGGCCGCAGGTGTTTGAGACTCTCGGTGAGCTGGCTATCGTCAAGCGCCGCACCGGCGGCTACGATGGACGCGGCCAGTGGCGTCTTCGCGAAAACGAGACTGAGACGCTGCCCGCCGAATGTTACGGCGAATGCATCGTCGAGCAGGGCATTAACTTTACCGGCGAAGTATCGCTGGTGGGCGCGCGCGCGCATGACGGCAGCGCGGTCTTTTACCCACTGACCCACAACCTGCATCAGGACGGCATTCTGCGCACCAGCGTGGCCTTCCCGCAGGCGAACGCCACGCAGCAGAAGCAGGCCGAAACGATGCTGCGCGCGATTATGGACGAGCTGAATTATGTGGGCGTGATGGCGATGGAATGTTTCGTGACGCCGCAAGGCCTGCTGATTAACGAGCTGGCGCCGCGCGTGCATAACAGCGGCCACTGGACGCAGAACGGCGCGTCCATCAGCCAGTTTGAGCTGCATCTGCGCGCCGTGACCGGCCTGCCGCTGCCGCAACCGGTAGTGAGCGGCCCATCGGTGATGGTGAATCTGATCGGCACCGATCTGAATTACGACTGGCTGAAGCTGCCGCTGGTGCATTTGCACTGGTATGACAAAGAGGTGCGTGAAGGCCGTAAAGTCGGGCATCTCAATCTGAGCGATGCCGAGGCGACGCTGATTGACGCCACGCTGGAAGCGCTCGCCCCGTTGCTGCCGCCGGAATACGCAAGCGGCATCGCCTGGGCGCAGGCGCATTTGCGATAAAAAAGCACCCTGCGGGGTGCTTTTTTATTGGGTGTCGCGGTTGCCTTCATGGTGGGTGCGCTGCGCTTACCCACCCTACCATTCACCTTTTTACTGGGTGTGATGGGTGTTTGAATGGTGGGTGCGCTGCGCTTACCCACCTTACCATTAATCGTTGCTCATACCCGCCAGGCATAAGGCAGAAATATTGTAGGGCGGGTAAGCGCAGCGCACCCGCCAGTCCGATATTACGCCTCCAGCGCCTGCTCAAGATCTGCGAGCAAATCCTCCGCGTCTTCAATCCCGACCGACAACCGAATCAACTGCGGCGTAATGCCATTCGCCAGCCGCTGTTCAAGCGGAATCGAGGCGTGCGTCATACTGAACGGCTGGCTCACCAGGCTCTCCACGCCGCCGAGACTCTCGGCAAGCGTAAAGAGCCGCAGCTTTTTAATCACCTGCGCGGCACGCTGGTCATCGCCGCGCACCACGATGGAAATCATTCCGCCCGCCAGCGCCATCTGACGGCGCGCCAGCGCATACTGCGGGTGGCTTTCCAGCCACGGGAAAAACACCTTTTCCACCTGCGGATGCTGCGCCAGCCGCTGCGCAATCTTCAGCGCGCTGGCGCTGTGGCGCTCCATACGCAGCGCCAGCGTGCGAATGCCGCGCAGCGTCAGAAAGCTGCTGAACGGATCGAGCACGCCGCCGACGGCGTTCTGCAAATAGGCCAGCTGCTGCGCCAGTTCAGGGTTATCGCCCACAACCGCCAGCCCCGCCACCACGTCGGAGTGGCCGTTCAGGTATTTGGTGGCCGAATTCACCACGATATCAAACCCGAGCGTCAGCGGGCGGTGAATGGCGGGCGAGGCGAACGTATTATCCGCGACGCTTATCAGCCCGTGCCTGCGCGCCAGGCCAGCAATCGCTTCGAGATCCGCCAGTTTCAGCAGCGGGTTGGTCGGCGTTTCGACCCAGATCATCCGGGTTTCCGGGCGGATCGCCGCCTCCAGCGCCGCGAGATCGTCAGGCTTCACCCAGGAAACGGTCAGCCCGGCGGTGCGCTTACGCACGTTTTCCAGCAGCCGGTACGTGCCGCCATATACATCGTCCACCGCCACGATATGGCTCTCTTTATCGAGCAGCTCCAGCACCGTGGAAATGGCCGCCAGCCCGGAGGCGAACGCGAACCCCTGGCTGCCCGCTTCAAGCTCCGCGATGGCGCGCTCCAGCGCGTGGCGCGTCGGGTTGCCGCTGCGCGAATATTCATAGCCGGTATGCTCGCCGGGCGCGGGCTGCGCGTAGGTGGAGGTGGCGTAAATCGGCGGCATCACCGCGCCATGCTGATCGTGATGCGTGCCGCTGTGCACGCTGAGCGTTGCGAATTTATCCATGATAAAACTCCTTAAGATTCAAGCTGGTTGCGCCAGCGGTTCAGCACATCAGTACGGGTGATAAGCCCGAGAAAGCGCGTCTCGTCGGTAATCACCGCCACCAGACCGCGTTCGAAAACCTCAAACAGTTCCCGCTCGCTGGCGCTTTTATCGAGCGTCACCACCTCGCGGTTCATGGCCGCCGAGACGGGCGTGAGAAAGCGCTGGCTGTCGCCGCGGATAAACGTCAGCAGATCCCACTCATCGACAATGCCCACCACGAGCCCCTGCGCCAGCACCGGAAGCTGCGAGATATCGTAAAGCCGCATCCGGGCGAGCACCGTCGCGAGCGAGTCATCAGAGGCCGCGGTCACGGCTGCGCCTTCATCATGGCGAAACGCGATGTAGTCGCGCAGATCGCCCACGGCGGGCCGCGTCTGTAGCCCCTGCTGACGCAGCCAGTCGTCGTTAAACATTTTCGAGAGATATTTATTGCCGCTGTCGCAGGCAAACGTCACCACGCGTTTCGGGGTGGTCTGCGCGCGGCAGTAGCGCAGCGCGGCGGCCAGCAGCGTGCCGGTAGAGGAGCCTGCCAGCACCCCTTCGATTTTCAGCAGATCGCGCGCGGCGGCGAACGCGGCGGCATCGGTTACGCGAAAAGCCTGCCGGACGCCCTCCAGATGCGCGAGCGGCGGAATGAAATCCTCGCCGATGCCCTCCACCAGCCACGATCCCGCCTCGTGATAGCGCCCCGTTTCAACCTGATCGGCCAGGATCGATCCTGCCGGATCGGCAAGCACGAATTCAGTGTGGGGCGAGTGCTTGCGAAACCAGGCCTGAAGCCCGCCGAGCGTGCCGCCGGAGCCAACGCCGACCACGATAGCGTCAATGCGCCCTTCCGCCTGCGCAAAAAGCTCCGGCGCGGTGGTGGTCTGATGCGCCAGCGGGTTGGCGGGGTTATTAAACTGGTCGATATAAAACGCGCCGGGCGTTTCATCAGCGAGGCGCTGCGCGTAATCCTGGTAATAGGCCGGGTGGCCTTTGTTAACGTCCGAGCGAGTGAGCCGCACATCCACGCCCAGCGCGCGCAGGTGGTAAATTTTCTCGCGGCTCATTTTGTCCGGCACCACCAGAATCAGCTTGTAGCCCTTCTGGGCGGCGATAAGCGCAAGGCCGAGGCCAGTGTTGCCCGCCGTGGCTTCAATAATGGTGCCGCCGGGAGACAGCCGCCCCAGGCGTTCGGCCTCGTTAATCATTGAGAGCGCCACGCGGTCTTTAATCGAACCACCGGGGTTCTGGTTTTCCAGTTTCAGCAGCAGTTCACACGGGCCGGTATCGAGCTTTGCGAGGCGCAGCAGCGGCGTCTGACCGATAAGAGAGGTTACAGAATCGACTATCGACATGGTCGGTTTATCCAG
The genomic region above belongs to Cronobacter malonaticus LMG 23826 and contains:
- the ppiB gene encoding peptidylprolyl isomerase B; the encoded protein is MVTFHTNHGDIVIKTFDDKAPETVKNFLDYCREGFYDNTIFHRVINGFMIQGGGFEPGMKQKSTKDPIKNEANNGLKNTRGTLAMARTQAPHSATAQFFINVVDNDFLNFSGESLQGWGYCVFAEVVEGMDVVDKIKGVSTGRSGMHQDVPKEDVIIERVTVSE
- a CDS encoding trans-sulfuration enzyme family protein, whose translation is MDKFATLSVHSGTHHDQHGAVMPPIYATSTYAQPAPGEHTGYEYSRSGNPTRHALERAIAELEAGSQGFAFASGLAAISTVLELLDKESHIVAVDDVYGGTYRLLENVRKRTAGLTVSWVKPDDLAALEAAIRPETRMIWVETPTNPLLKLADLEAIAGLARRHGLISVADNTFASPAIHRPLTLGFDIVVNSATKYLNGHSDVVAGLAVVGDNPELAQQLAYLQNAVGGVLDPFSSFLTLRGIRTLALRMERHSASALKIAQRLAQHPQVEKVFFPWLESHPQYALARRQMALAGGMISIVVRGDDQRAAQVIKKLRLFTLAESLGGVESLVSQPFSMTHASIPLEQRLANGITPQLIRLSVGIEDAEDLLADLEQALEA
- the lpxH gene encoding UDP-2,3-diacylglucosamine diphosphatase, producing MATLFIADLHLCSEEPAITAGFLRFLAGTAREADALYILGDLFEAWIGDDDPEPLHREIAAALRALVQSGVPCYFIHGNRDFLLGRRFARESGMQLLPEEQVLDLYGRRVLIMHGDTLCTDDAGYQAFRAKVHKPWLQTLFLALPLRLRRRIAARMRAGSKASNSQKDLAIMDVNPQAVVETMERQQVQWLIHGHTHRPAVHTLEANGKPAHRVVLGAWHSEGSMVKVTPDNVELIAFPF
- the purE gene encoding 5-(carboxyamino)imidazole ribonucleotide mutase, with amino-acid sequence MSSSHTPARIAIVMGSRSDWATMQFAAEILDALDVPHHVEVVSAHRTPDKLFSFAERAQENGFQVIIAGAGGAAHLPGMIAAKTLVPVLGVPVQSAALSGLDSLYSIVQMPRGIPVGTLAIGKAGAANAALLAAQILAQHDSALLARLEEWRQKQTDEVLENPDPRGEA
- the purK gene encoding 5-(carboxyamino)imidazole ribonucleotide synthase; translated protein: MKQVCVLGNGQLGRMLRQAGEPLGIRVWPVGLDADPQAVPFAQSVITAEIERWPETALTRELARHNAFVNRDVFPLIADRFTQKQLLDKLNLPTAPWQLLASSDEWPQVFETLGELAIVKRRTGGYDGRGQWRLRENETETLPAECYGECIVEQGINFTGEVSLVGARAHDGSAVFYPLTHNLHQDGILRTSVAFPQANATQQKQAETMLRAIMDELNYVGVMAMECFVTPQGLLINELAPRVHNSGHWTQNGASISQFELHLRAVTGLPLPQPVVSGPSVMVNLIGTDLNYDWLKLPLVHLHWYDKEVREGRKVGHLNLSDAEATLIDATLEALAPLLPPEYASGIAWAQAHLR
- a CDS encoding pyridoxal-phosphate dependent enzyme translates to MSIVDSVTSLIGQTPLLRLAKLDTGPCELLLKLENQNPGGSIKDRVALSMINEAERLGRLSPGGTIIEATAGNTGLGLALIAAQKGYKLILVVPDKMSREKIYHLRALGVDVRLTRSDVNKGHPAYYQDYAQRLADETPGAFYIDQFNNPANPLAHQTTTAPELFAQAEGRIDAIVVGVGSGGTLGGLQAWFRKHSPHTEFVLADPAGSILADQVETGRYHEAGSWLVEGIGEDFIPPLAHLEGVRQAFRVTDAAAFAAARDLLKIEGVLAGSSTGTLLAAALRYCRAQTTPKRVVTFACDSGNKYLSKMFNDDWLRQQGLQTRPAVGDLRDYIAFRHDEGAAVTAASDDSLATVLARMRLYDISQLPVLAQGLVVGIVDEWDLLTFIRGDSQRFLTPVSAAMNREVVTLDKSASERELFEVFERGLVAVITDETRFLGLITRTDVLNRWRNQLES
- the cysS gene encoding cysteine--tRNA ligase codes for the protein MLKIFNTMSRQKEEFKPIHAGEVGMYVCGITVYDLCHIGHGRTFIAFDVVARYLRFLGYKLKYVRNITDIDDKIIKRANENGEDFVALVDRMVAEMHKDFDALNILRPDSEPRATQHIPEIIEIVEQLIARGHAYVAGNGDVMFAVESDADYGKLSRQDLEQLQAGARVEVADSKRNPMDFVLWKMSKPGEPSWPSPWGDGRPGWHIECSAMNCKQLGSHFDIHGGGSDLMFPHHENEIAQSTCAHDGEYVNYWMHSGMVMVDREKMSKSLGNFFTVRDVLQHYDAETVRYFLMSGHYRSQLNYSEENLKQARASLERLYTALRGTDASATASGGEAFEARFVEAMNDDFNTPEAYSVLFDMAREVNRLKAEDSSAANQLAAHLRKLAAVLGLLEQAPEQFLQSGAQANDDEVAEIEALIVKRLEARKAKDWAAADAARDRLNEMGIILEDGPQGTTWRRK